In Sedimentibacter sp. MB31-C6, one genomic interval encodes:
- a CDS encoding 3'-5' exoribonuclease YhaM family protein, with product MGQTSIGDLINSKEREQIKSMVYEHKNIAELKAGEKTEGFYLIKSFEVRKTTAGKQYIDINLVDKTGEVNAKIWEYSKETEKIVIENSIVKIRGEVLEWSGSKQVKINKIRAKLSTENIKISELIPSAPIETSEMLDTVKSYVKKIKDVQIKLLVENIMNKYNNKLLYYPAAKKNHHSYLGGLLYHTLRMIQSGEKLGQVYDYLNMDYVYAGVLLHDICKILEMDSDEYGVVSDYTMEGKLLGHIIQGIKEIEIEGEKIGLNREKSIVLQHMVLSHHYEPEFGSPKKPMTPEAELLHFLDIIDTRMFDFEHALEGVESGKFSDRIWLLDNRNIYKMQD from the coding sequence ATGGGACAGACAAGTATCGGAGATTTAATAAATTCAAAAGAAAGAGAACAAATTAAAAGTATGGTTTATGAGCATAAAAATATAGCAGAATTAAAAGCAGGAGAAAAAACAGAAGGCTTTTATTTGATAAAAAGTTTTGAAGTGAGAAAAACTACAGCTGGCAAGCAATATATAGATATTAATTTAGTTGATAAAACTGGAGAGGTAAACGCAAAAATTTGGGAGTATTCTAAGGAAACAGAGAAAATAGTTATAGAAAATAGCATTGTGAAGATTAGAGGAGAAGTACTTGAATGGAGTGGTTCAAAGCAAGTTAAAATAAATAAAATAAGAGCTAAATTATCAACTGAAAATATAAAAATTTCAGAGCTTATTCCTTCTGCTCCAATAGAAACTTCGGAAATGTTGGATACAGTAAAATCATATGTTAAAAAAATCAAGGATGTACAGATAAAACTTTTAGTTGAGAATATTATGAATAAATATAACAACAAACTTTTATATTATCCAGCTGCAAAGAAAAACCACCATTCTTATTTAGGTGGACTGTTGTATCATACTTTGCGAATGATTCAATCTGGAGAAAAATTAGGTCAAGTTTATGATTATTTGAATATGGATTATGTATATGCAGGTGTTTTACTACATGATATATGTAAAATTCTTGAAATGGACTCTGATGAATATGGTGTAGTATCTGATTATACTATGGAAGGTAAACTGTTAGGGCACATTATTCAAGGTATTAAGGAAATAGAAATTGAAGGAGAAAAAATCGGCTTAAATCGAGAAAAAAGTATAGTTCTTCAACATATGGTTTTATCTCATCATTATGAACCTGAATTTGGAAGTCCTAAAAAGCCTATGACTCCTGAAGCTGAATTATTACATTTTTTAGATATTATTGACACTCGAATGTTTGATTTCGAACATGCTTTAGAAGGAGTAGAGTCAGGAAAGTTCTCTGATAGAATTTGGCTTTTAGATAATAGAAATATTTATAAAATGCAGGATTAA
- a CDS encoding DUF4349 domain-containing protein, with the protein MNCNEIKDMLSLYMDDELNESEKLMVEKHIQSCDKCRKELEEYKDIKNLLQSLPEEEPPEGYCNRLHEKLLKEKSLKRTNRRWVKYGSIAAAFVLIFAVYAISNMGMGRGSKSENINYDMAATEAPQEDAGEPSPDYNQSDGRSAGKESTAIGYMSDEAKENSMLMTTAMPEKRKMKIIKTGTFVSQTENYDEFVNDLISKVSSLEGYIEENNTSVHNVHDNRELKYGNLKIRIPQEHFYEFVNYLEESSEVFNKNIKETDATKEYYEKDNRVKNLEIQEEHLRELFDKAQTVEETLLIENELRRVRTEIDSLNISLKDIDDRASMSTINLDIEEVLPTNFTLANKDSLWERSKEGFINTVNIIIEIGENLIISIISLAPILIPIIIVFIIVIFRIKKHRKNKL; encoded by the coding sequence ATGAATTGTAACGAGATAAAAGATATGCTTTCATTATATATGGATGATGAATTAAATGAATCTGAAAAGTTAATGGTAGAAAAGCATATTCAAAGTTGCGATAAATGCAGAAAAGAATTGGAAGAATATAAAGATATAAAAAACTTGTTACAAAGTCTACCTGAAGAAGAACCACCTGAAGGTTACTGTAACAGACTTCATGAAAAACTCTTAAAAGAAAAATCTCTTAAAAGAACTAATAGGAGATGGGTAAAATACGGAAGTATTGCAGCTGCCTTTGTTCTTATATTTGCAGTTTATGCTATATCAAATATGGGAATGGGCAGAGGTTCTAAATCAGAAAATATTAACTATGATATGGCGGCTACCGAAGCTCCCCAAGAGGATGCAGGGGAACCTTCTCCAGATTATAATCAAAGTGATGGCAGGAGTGCGGGAAAAGAGAGTACAGCAATTGGTTATATGAGTGACGAAGCAAAAGAAAATTCGATGCTTATGACTACAGCGATGCCTGAAAAAAGAAAAATGAAAATAATTAAAACAGGCACTTTTGTATCTCAAACTGAAAATTATGACGAATTTGTCAATGATTTAATTAGTAAAGTAAGTTCTCTAGAGGGTTATATAGAGGAAAACAATACAAGTGTTCACAATGTTCATGACAATAGAGAGTTGAAATACGGAAATTTAAAAATCCGTATACCACAAGAACATTTCTATGAGTTCGTTAACTATTTAGAGGAAAGTAGTGAAGTATTTAATAAGAATATTAAAGAAACAGATGCTACCAAGGAATACTATGAAAAGGATAATAGAGTTAAAAACCTAGAAATTCAAGAAGAACATTTAAGAGAACTTTTTGATAAGGCCCAAACAGTAGAAGAAACGCTTTTAATTGAAAATGAATTACGTAGAGTAAGAACTGAAATAGATAGTTTAAACATTAGTCTTAAAGATATTGATGATAGAGCTTCAATGTCAACAATAAATTTAGATATAGAAGAAGTTTTACCTACTAATTTTACTTTAGCTAATAAAGATAGTTTATGGGAAAGGTCAAAGGAAGGTTTTATTAATACTGTTAACATCATAATAGAAATAGGCGAAAATTTAATTATATCTATTATTTCACTTGCACCTATATTAATACCAATAATAATTGTTTTCATCATAGTGATATTTAGAATAAAAAAACACAGAAAAAATAAACTATAA
- a CDS encoding RNA polymerase sigma factor produces the protein MKDNEQWLIKQSQLGSIDAFEELIKDYKKSAYNIAFRVLRNVEDAEDISQEALIKVYKNIRNFNMQSTFKVWMYRIVVNTCLDFKRKKKVVTYSLNENIDLGGNKEVQREIVDNSNNPDVIIEKNYTSKLVNDAVNMLEEDFKTIIILRDIQGFSYKEISEILSCNLGTVKSRLSRARKSLKDILENELKFQN, from the coding sequence ATGAAAGACAATGAACAATGGCTTATAAAGCAAAGCCAGCTAGGAAGTATAGACGCTTTTGAAGAGCTAATTAAGGATTACAAAAAAAGCGCATATAATATTGCCTTTAGGGTTCTTCGTAATGTAGAAGATGCAGAGGATATTTCTCAAGAAGCATTAATAAAGGTGTATAAAAATATTCGTAATTTTAATATGCAATCTACTTTTAAGGTTTGGATGTACAGAATAGTTGTAAATACATGCCTTGATTTCAAGCGCAAGAAAAAGGTTGTTACCTATTCACTAAACGAAAATATTGATTTAGGTGGAAATAAAGAAGTACAAAGAGAAATTGTCGATAATTCAAACAACCCGGATGTTATAATAGAAAAAAATTATACCAGTAAATTAGTAAACGATGCAGTAAATATGCTGGAGGAAGATTTCAAAACAATAATAATTTTAAGAGATATCCAAGGATTTTCTTATAAAGAAATTTCTGAAATATTATCCTGTAATTTGGGGACGGTCAAATCTCGCTTAAGCAGGGCGAGAAAAAGCTTAAAAGATATTCTAGAAAATGAACTAAAATTTCAGAACTAA